The following proteins come from a genomic window of Nicotiana tomentosiformis chromosome 12, ASM39032v3, whole genome shotgun sequence:
- the LOC104119213 gene encoding uncharacterized protein, giving the protein MATSVRIQNPDAHFSPPPSPPLPPPFPAAMHGGAAGEESNSDLNQILVEKFYSLESSYRKLVEQFNVLYQEKNKNSIVNMDSDEKLTDFSAEMRLLPGVFFSGSPYKNVLNCMGHAVHVSRADSGEIIYWNRFAERLYGYKDHEILGQRSTELLICEEYHELARIFMENLSCGESWSGLFPFKKRSGQIFMAMVTKSPLYEDDELFGVITVSNDAASFINVNSRNASIHEDNAQPGARGINFKRIQWQPRLQIASSVSNLASKVFSLKRGEDTCNASADARDRDQADLDVKEGKPLKPPRAPATRLSFNLLGGKNKANAESSQKDESTFDIAQPSKIAAKVMSKLNIAGFGHLGKEKGQHNGDDNTRVSEDVAEPYPPTASDAKSNCCHFGDEYINLQKNQKRTCFDPGTMCAPTTGHDVVEGPSGTFSRNSKECPEASKIPEQYPGSCMNDEELKLQLGKSKLSELEDSSQQLLECKQSPKSGGSVDSRGSSSNITENESSLIVDCEILWEDISLKEEIGRGSYGVVYHGIWNGSDVAVKVFFGNQCCDETLLEYKKEIEIMKRLRHPNALLFMGAIFSQEKPAIVTEFLPRGSLFKALHRNNKPLDFSRRLRMALDVARGMNYLHRRNPPIVHRDLKSSNLLVDKSWTVKVGDFGLSRFKDATFLTSKSGRGTPQWMAPEVLRNEPSTEKSDVFSFGVILWELMTESIPWSNLNSFQVVGVVGFMNRRLEIPENLDTRVSAIIHDCWQGNPAIRPSFEDIIQRMTDIILSFTGLTARKKTAILSNMI; this is encoded by the exons atggCCACCTCAGTCAGAATTCAGAACCCAGATGCTCATTTCTCACCACCACCGTCACCACCACTTCCACCACCGTTTCCGGCCGCCATGCACGGTGGAGCTGCCGGCGAAGAATCAAACTCTGATCTTAATCAAATCTTGGTTGAAAAATTCTACTCACTGGAATCAAGTTATAGGAAACTTGTGGAACAATTCAACGTGTTATatcaagaaaaaaataagaatagTATTGTGAATATGGATTCAGATGAAAAATTAACAGATTTTTCAGCTGAAATGAGGTTATTGCCTGGAGTTTTCTTTAGTGGGAGTCCGTACAAAAACGTGTTGAATTGCATGGGTCATGCAGTTCACGTTAGTAGAGCTGATTCTGGGGAAATTATTTACTG GAATCGATTTGCTGAAAGACTTTACGGTTATAAAGATCATGAAATACTTGGACAAAGGTCCACTGAACTGCTTATCTGTGAAGAATATCATGAACTGGctaggattttcatggaaaatttgAGCTGTGGAGAATCATGGTCGGGTCTGTTTCCTTTTAAGAAGAGGTCCGGTCAGATTTTCATGGCAATGGTGACGAAAAGCCCATTGTACGAGGATGACGAGCTTTTTGGTGTTATCACTGTTTCGAATGACGCGGCTTCATTTATTAATGTAAACTCCAGAAATGCAAGTATCCATGAGGATAATGCTCAACCTGGCGCACGAGGAATAAATTTCAAAAGGATTCAATGGCAGCCACGGCTACAAATTGCATCGTCTGTTTCAAATCTG GCTTCAAAAGTTTTCTCACTGAAGCGTGGAGAGGATACGTGCAATGCATCTGCAGATGCAAGGGACAGAGATCAGGCGGATTTAGACGTCAAAGAAGGGAAACCGCTGAAGCCACCCAGAGCACCT GCGACACGGCTGAGTTTCAATTTGCTCGGCGGGAAGAATAAAGCTAATGCAGAGAGCTCTCAGAAAGATGAATCTACATTCGACATTGCTCAGCCTTCCAAAATC GCAGCAAAGGTTATGTCAAAGCTGAACATTGCAGGATTTGGGCACCTTGGTAAAGAGAAGGGTCAACACAATGGGGATGACAATACTCGTGTTAGTGAGGATGTAGCTGAACCATATCCGCCAACAGCTTCAGACGCTAAATCAAATTGTTGTCACTTTGGTGATGAATATATTAACCTCCAGAAAAACCAGAAAAGAACTTGTTTTGATCCGGGAACAATGTGTGCCCCTACAACTGGGCACGATGTTGTAGAGGGTCCAAGTGGAACCTTCTCAAGGAACTCCAAGGAATGTCCCGAGGCATCTAAAATTCCTGAGCAGTATCCGGGATCATGTATGAATGATGAAGAGCTTAAGCTACAACTCGGGAAATCAAAACTCTCAGAGCTGGAAGATTCATCGCAGCAGCTTTTAGAATGCAAGCAATCACCAAAGTCAGGGGGGAGCGTTGACAGCCGTGGAAGTTCATCAAACATAACTGAGAATGAGTCAAGCTTGATAGTAGATTGTGAAATCTTATGGGAAGATATTAGCCTAAAGGAGGAAATTGGACGAG gTTCATATGGTGTTGTGTATCATGGAATCTGGAACGGATCG GATGTTGCTGTTAAGGTTTTTTTCGGGAATCAATGCTGCGATGAAACATTGCTCGAGTACAAAAAGGAG ATTGAAATAATGAAAAGACTCAGACATCCTAACGCGTTGCTATTCATGGGGGCCATATTTTCTCAAGAAAAACCTGCTATCGTCACCGAGTTTTTGCCCAG GGGAAGTCTTTTCAAAGCGCTTCACCGAAATAATAAGCCATTAGACTTCAGTCGGCGTCTTAGGATGGCCCTCGATGTG GCAAGAGGTATGAATTATTTGCATCGCCGAAACCCACCTATTGTACATAGAGACCTGAAATCTTCAAATCTGCTTGTCGATAAAAGTTGGACCGTCAAG GTTGGAGATTTTGGCCTATCAAGATTTAAAGATGCAACCTTTCTAACATCAAAATCTGGGCGAGGGACG CCGCAGTGGATGGCTCCTGAAGTACTTCGAAATGAACCTTCAACAGAGAA ATCTGATGTCTTCAGTTTTGGTGTGATCCTATGGGAATTAATGACTGAATCTATACCATGGAGCAACCTTAACTCTTTTCAG GTTGTAGGAGTCGTCGGATTTATGAATCGTAGATTGGAAATTCCAGAAAATCTTGATACTCGAGTTTCTGCAATCATCCACGATTGTTGGCAAGG CAATCCAGCAATCCGTCCATCATTTGAAGACATAATTCAAAGGATGACGGACATAATTCTCTCGTTTACAGGGTTGACAGCTAGGAAGAAAACGGCCATATTATCAAACATGATTTGA